A window of the Xiashengella succiniciproducens genome harbors these coding sequences:
- a CDS encoding OmpP1/FadL family transporter — protein MKKLILTLSIFSAAGLTMAQAPDDALRLSLNRPIGTARSLSLSNAAGALGGDYTSIGINPAGVAVYRSSEFNFTPSLTINNTNSNYYGYSADDDKISFPLQQIGFVGTYRPMREVTSGLVSSHFSIGYQRTADFNRRSFIQAYKVPSSLLDEIVYQADGLSPNEMYSFPRIRVMYDSYLIDPLDEDVYDDHDLPTGYYHAFEELDENGQPIWGLPEGLNQKRLITESGSAGEFHIAGGLNFSNKVYIGGLIGIAVENYKRTISHVEVVNTANNNWNYLFNYELNDHLTSSSVGVNLKVGVIYKPVDPVRLGFSFHSPTLYSVDEEAYYKVTPQSGYTEEGSFRSDIQEYSYNFRTPYKANASAAFVISNKGLVSVDYEFTDYDAMRFKDRSTSSADNTSYYNDLNNDLKKFFKPSHSVRLGAEFRPAEVISLRGGFSWTQNPYSSYLQNKTELMTYSFGVGYRMNNMYIDLGYMLRDQDYDYSLYYSGFVADEYQKMAKMKNKDHIVAVTLGWRF, from the coding sequence ATGAAGAAGTTGATTCTCACACTAAGCATATTCTCGGCAGCAGGGTTGACGATGGCACAGGCACCTGATGACGCCCTTCGCCTTTCGCTAAACAGGCCTATAGGTACTGCACGAAGTCTTTCTCTAAGCAATGCAGCAGGCGCCCTGGGAGGCGACTATACCAGTATCGGTATCAACCCGGCCGGTGTAGCTGTTTACCGCTCCAGTGAATTTAACTTCACCCCCTCTTTGACAATCAATAATACAAACAGTAACTATTACGGGTATTCAGCAGATGATGACAAGATAAGTTTTCCCTTACAACAGATTGGTTTTGTAGGAACTTACAGGCCTATGAGGGAAGTGACCAGTGGACTGGTAAGCAGCCACTTCTCGATTGGGTATCAGCGAACTGCAGACTTCAACCGCAGGTCCTTTATACAGGCTTATAAAGTACCTTCTTCTCTGCTTGATGAGATAGTATATCAGGCAGACGGTCTGAGTCCAAATGAGATGTATAGTTTTCCACGCATTAGGGTGATGTACGATTCATACCTGATAGATCCGCTGGATGAAGATGTCTATGACGACCACGATTTGCCAACCGGATACTACCATGCTTTCGAAGAACTCGACGAAAACGGTCAGCCCATCTGGGGTCTTCCTGAGGGGCTAAATCAGAAGAGACTGATCACTGAGAGCGGAAGTGCTGGTGAGTTTCATATTGCAGGTGGTTTAAACTTCAGCAACAAGGTTTACATCGGTGGTCTGATAGGTATCGCAGTAGAAAACTACAAAAGGACTATCAGCCATGTTGAAGTGGTCAATACTGCAAATAACAACTGGAACTACCTATTCAATTACGAACTCAACGATCATCTGACAAGTTCATCAGTTGGCGTCAACCTCAAGGTGGGTGTTATCTATAAACCTGTTGATCCGGTTCGTCTAGGATTTTCATTCCACTCTCCAACATTGTATTCTGTTGACGAAGAGGCTTACTACAAGGTTACCCCTCAGAGTGGTTATACAGAAGAAGGGAGTTTCAGGAGTGACATACAGGAATACTCTTATAATTTCAGAACTCCTTACAAGGCTAATGCGAGTGCAGCCTTTGTAATATCAAATAAGGGGCTGGTAAGCGTTGACTATGAGTTTACCGACTATGATGCAATGCGTTTCAAAGACAGGTCCACATCCTCGGCAGATAATACCAGCTATTACAACGACCTGAACAATGATCTAAAGAAATTTTTCAAGCCGTCACACAGTGTGAGGCTTGGTGCAGAGTTCAGACCAGCAGAGGTAATCTCTCTAAGGGGTGGTTTTTCCTGGACCCAGAACCCATATAGTTCGTATCTCCAAAATAAAACTGAGCTCATGACCTACTCCTTTGGTGTTGGCTACCGTATGAACAATATGTATATAGACTTAGGATATATGCTGCGCGATCAAGACTATGACTACTCACTGTATTACTCAGGTTTTGTTGCCGATGAGTACCAGAAAATGGCAAAGATGAAAAACAAGGATCACATTGTTGCAGTTACTCTAGGCTGGAGGTTTTAA
- a CDS encoding diacylglycerol/lipid kinase family protein, with amino-acid sequence MKRILFIINPVSGIGRQKSIEEYINAGIDRKTGQYEIAYTQHKGHAFEISTEAAGKYDIVVAVGGDGTVNETGRGLIGSETALGIIPTGSGNGLARHMEIPFRIANAVKALNNPVITPIDVISMNGYYALNMAGIGFDAHISHKFATRRNRGPLAYMQLITREFSKYKACRYKMTIDGHSKELEAFLISFANSTQYGNNIHIAPQAKVDDGLIDICLIREFPKYTAPALLFSMIDMSIDQNKYDSIIKAPHVSIEYHEDLQGHVDGEPVMLGKQVEVGIIPLAIKVAAPPQELRQTQNILTPLIELLPGMS; translated from the coding sequence ATGAAGAGGATATTGTTTATAATCAACCCGGTATCGGGTATTGGCAGGCAAAAGAGTATTGAGGAGTACATAAATGCCGGCATTGACCGCAAGACAGGGCAATACGAAATAGCTTACACACAGCATAAGGGACACGCCTTTGAGATTAGTACTGAAGCAGCCGGTAAATACGATATAGTGGTTGCCGTAGGTGGAGACGGGACCGTGAATGAGACAGGTCGCGGTCTGATAGGTAGCGAAACTGCATTGGGTATCATTCCGACTGGTTCAGGCAACGGATTGGCCCGTCATATGGAGATTCCATTTCGTATAGCAAATGCTGTAAAGGCATTGAACAACCCTGTGATTACTCCCATTGATGTAATCTCAATGAACGGATACTATGCGCTCAATATGGCAGGTATAGGCTTTGATGCGCATATCAGCCACAAGTTTGCTACAAGGCGTAACCGTGGTCCCCTTGCCTATATGCAGCTTATCACAAGAGAGTTTTCCAAGTACAAAGCCTGCCGTTATAAGATGACAATCGACGGGCATAGCAAGGAACTGGAGGCCTTTCTGATCAGTTTTGCAAACTCTACTCAGTATGGCAACAACATCCATATTGCACCTCAGGCCAAGGTTGACGACGGCCTGATAGATATCTGCCTTATCAGGGAGTTTCCCAAATACACTGCTCCTGCACTGCTCTTCAGCATGATAGATATGAGCATTGACCAGAATAAATACGACTCTATTATCAAGGCTCCTCATGTAAGCATTGAGTACCATGAAGACTTGCAGGGACACGTGGATGGTGAACCGGTAATGCTAGGCAAACAGGTCGAGGTAGGCATTATTCCGCTAGCTATTAAGGTTGCAGCACCACCACAGGAGCTAAGACAAACGCAGAATATCCTTACTCCGCTTATCGAGTTGCTTCCGGGGATGTCCTAA
- the cysN gene encoding sulfate adenylyltransferase subunit CysN, translated as MSGKDTGYLNMELLRFTTAGSVDDGKSTLIGRLLYDSKAIFEDQLEAIERASKKAGGEQVNLALLTDGLRAEREQGITIDVAYRYFATPKRKFIIADTPGHIQYTRNMVTGASTANAAIILIDARKGVLEQTRRHAYIASLLQIPHLIICVNKMDLVDYREEVFSDIKKDFETIASKLTVRDVRFVPISALEGDNVVTRSTNMEWYDGPTLLYILENIHIGSDINKEDFRFPVQFVIRPQSKEWPDYRGYAGRIASGVISVGDRITVLPSGFSSRVQGINLEAANLDKAFAPQSVAITLEDDIDISRGDMIIKESNGTAPRVEQDLDMMICWFNERPLVPGGKYALKHTSADVRCMIREVKYKMDISNLEKNQDDLTIKMNDIARISIRTTKPLFVDSYKTNRITGSVILIDEGTNETVAAGMII; from the coding sequence ATGAGCGGAAAAGATACCGGTTATTTAAATATGGAGCTGCTGCGCTTTACTACGGCAGGCAGTGTTGACGACGGCAAAAGTACTCTTATCGGCCGACTCCTGTACGACTCAAAGGCAATCTTTGAGGACCAGCTTGAAGCTATTGAAAGAGCCAGTAAGAAGGCAGGGGGCGAACAAGTAAACCTGGCCCTATTGACAGACGGACTTAGGGCAGAAAGGGAACAAGGTATTACTATTGACGTTGCTTATAGATATTTTGCCACTCCCAAAAGGAAGTTTATTATTGCCGATACCCCAGGACATATACAGTACACCCGTAATATGGTGACCGGGGCCAGTACTGCAAATGCAGCAATAATCCTTATAGATGCCCGCAAGGGTGTACTGGAGCAAACCCGACGTCATGCCTATATAGCCTCTCTGCTTCAGATACCCCACCTTATTATCTGTGTTAACAAGATGGACCTTGTCGATTACAGGGAGGAGGTCTTCTCCGATATTAAGAAGGATTTTGAAACTATAGCTTCAAAACTTACTGTAAGGGACGTGCGCTTTGTACCCATCAGTGCGCTTGAGGGTGACAATGTTGTGACTCGCAGTACCAACATGGAATGGTACGACGGTCCGACCCTTCTTTATATTCTTGAGAATATCCATATCGGTAGTGATATCAACAAGGAGGACTTCCGTTTTCCTGTGCAGTTTGTTATCCGTCCTCAGTCAAAGGAATGGCCAGACTATCGTGGATATGCAGGACGCATAGCCAGCGGAGTAATCTCAGTAGGTGACAGGATTACCGTACTGCCCTCAGGATTCTCATCCAGGGTTCAGGGTATTAACCTCGAAGCGGCAAATCTCGACAAAGCTTTTGCTCCGCAATCAGTAGCCATCACCCTCGAGGACGACATAGATATCAGCCGCGGCGATATGATTATAAAGGAGTCAAATGGCACAGCCCCGCGTGTGGAGCAGGATCTTGATATGATGATCTGTTGGTTTAACGAGCGCCCACTTGTTCCCGGCGGTAAATATGCACTCAAGCACACAAGTGCCGATGTTCGTTGCATGATAAGGGAAGTAAAGTACAAGATGGATATCAGCAACCTTGAGAAGAACCAGGATGACCTGACGATAAAAATGAACGATATAGCCCGTATCTCAATACGCACTACAAAACCTTTGTTTGTTGATTCTTACAAGACCAACCGTATCACAGGAAGTGTAATACTGATTGACGAAGGGACTAATGAAACCGTAGCTGCGGGAATGATTATTTAA
- the cysD gene encoding sulfate adenylyltransferase subunit CysD, producing the protein MDKYQINHLDELEAESIFVIREVAAQFENPLMLFSGGKDSIVMFHLAIKAFYPAKLPFSLLHIDTGHNFPETLEYRDWLMEKYGATCLVRYVQDSIDKGRVVEETGFNASRNKLQTVTLLDALEELKCDAAMGGGRRDEEKARAKERFFSHRDEFGQWDPKNQRPELWNLFNGRKNIGEHFRVFPISNWTEMDVWQYIYREGIQLPSLYFTHKREVFERDGVIMATAPFMKLRDTEVAREMNVRCRTIGDITCTGLTLSTANTLEDIIQEVAASRVTERGGRADDKRSDAAMEDRKREGYF; encoded by the coding sequence ATGGATAAGTATCAAATCAATCATTTGGATGAACTGGAAGCAGAGTCAATATTCGTGATTCGCGAGGTGGCTGCTCAGTTTGAGAATCCCCTTATGCTCTTCTCAGGAGGCAAGGATTCGATAGTGATGTTTCACCTGGCAATAAAGGCTTTTTATCCGGCAAAGCTGCCTTTCTCCTTGCTTCATATTGATACGGGCCACAATTTCCCAGAAACGCTGGAATATAGAGACTGGTTGATGGAGAAATACGGTGCCACCTGTCTTGTGCGCTATGTGCAGGATTCCATTGACAAGGGGCGTGTGGTTGAGGAGACCGGTTTCAATGCAAGCCGCAACAAGCTGCAGACAGTAACCCTGCTCGATGCTCTTGAGGAACTCAAATGCGATGCTGCCATGGGTGGCGGACGTCGTGATGAGGAAAAGGCAAGGGCCAAGGAGCGCTTCTTCTCTCACAGAGATGAGTTTGGTCAATGGGACCCAAAGAATCAGCGTCCTGAACTATGGAATCTGTTTAATGGCCGCAAGAATATTGGTGAGCACTTCAGGGTCTTCCCAATAAGCAACTGGACCGAAATGGACGTTTGGCAATATATCTATCGTGAAGGAATTCAACTTCCTTCACTCTACTTCACTCACAAGAGGGAGGTCTTTGAACGTGATGGTGTAATTATGGCTACTGCTCCCTTTATGAAACTTAGGGATACAGAGGTAGCTCGTGAGATGAATGTTAGGTGCCGTACCATAGGTGATATTACATGTACCGGACTGACTCTCTCGACCGCCAACACTCTTGAGGACATTATACAGGAGGTTGCCGCATCAAGGGTAACTGAACGTGGAGGGCGAGCTGACGACAAGCGTTCGGATGCAGCCATGGAGGACCGTAAGAGGGAGGGTTATTTCTAA
- a CDS encoding enoyl-ACP reductase FabI yields MGCNLLKGKRGIIFGALNDMSIAWKVAELAHEEGAIFTLSNTHIACRMGNVVELAKKTGSELIPADATNVEDLENVFKTSMEVLGGKIDFVLHSIGMSLNVRKKRVYNDLDYNFLSKTLDISAISFHKMIQTAYKLDAINEWGSIVALSYVAAQRTLYGYNDMADAKALLESIARSFGYIYGREKKVRINTISQSPTITTAGSGVKGINSLIDFSDRMSPLGNADALDCAKYCVTMFSDYTRKVTMQNLFNDGGFSSMGMSLRAMDQYNKSFDPEELAEDGSEI; encoded by the coding sequence ATGGGATGTAATCTATTAAAAGGTAAGAGGGGTATAATTTTCGGTGCCCTGAATGACATGTCAATAGCATGGAAGGTAGCAGAACTTGCACACGAAGAAGGTGCAATATTTACACTTTCCAACACCCACATTGCTTGCAGAATGGGTAATGTAGTCGAATTGGCAAAGAAGACCGGTTCTGAACTAATCCCAGCCGATGCCACCAATGTAGAGGATCTTGAGAATGTATTCAAGACTTCAATGGAAGTTCTCGGTGGTAAGATCGACTTTGTTCTGCACTCAATAGGTATGTCACTCAACGTACGTAAGAAACGTGTGTACAACGACCTTGACTACAACTTCCTGTCAAAGACACTTGACATTTCAGCCATCTCTTTTCATAAGATGATTCAGACAGCCTACAAGTTGGATGCAATTAACGAGTGGGGTTCTATCGTAGCCCTATCATACGTTGCAGCTCAGCGTACGCTTTATGGCTATAATGATATGGCAGATGCCAAGGCCCTGCTTGAATCAATAGCACGTAGCTTTGGATACATCTATGGACGTGAGAAGAAGGTTAGAATTAATACAATAAGCCAGTCACCAACCATCACAACGGCTGGTAGCGGGGTTAAGGGAATCAACAGCCTTATTGACTTCTCTGACCGTATGTCGCCGCTAGGCAATGCTGATGCCCTTGACTGCGCTAAGTACTGCGTCACTATGTTCTCTGACTACACGAGGAAGGTTACCATGCAAAACCTCTTCAACGACGGTGGATTCTCAAGCATGGGTATGAGTCTCAGGGCTATGGATCAATACAACAAAAGCTTTGATCCAGAGGAACTTGCAGAAGATGGTTCAGAGATTTGA
- the recN gene encoding DNA repair protein RecN, with protein sequence MLFHLSISNYALIDSAEIEFDRGFTVITGETGAGKSIMLGALALILGQRADTSVIRDKERKCVVEAGFDIADYGLEELFKTEDVDFDTKTYIRREILPEGKSRAFVNDTPVTLQFLKNLCERLIDIHSQHQNLLLGDFKFQLAVVDNVAANEAERAAYRQEYHNYRHLQKERDKLIELNEKQSSDRDYWDFQVQQLSEARLVDGEQEELEKELEQLIHIEEIRSALTLADGLLSSGESPVNDRLYMVQTEIEKIESWLTGGRELAERLRSVLIELRDITSGLSRIAADLEFDPQRLSFVRDRLDLIYSLQQKHRVGSVGELIAILNELQDKLNALDAFDEEIEKLDYKIAESKSRLDKAADVLAQSRRGVFETLEKHIVSNLAELGMPNARFLVDCREADDYREDGRDVIQFLFSANKNGELCEIPKVASGGEMSRLMLCIKALLSTAKGLATIIFDEIDTGVSGEIADRMGRIMKEMGRNIQVISITHLPQIAAKGISHLKVSKRDTDKLTVSEIKKLNSEERVLEIAGMLSGSELSEAALINARDLMS encoded by the coding sequence ATGCTATTCCATCTTTCGATAAGCAACTATGCTCTGATTGATTCAGCAGAGATTGAATTTGACAGAGGTTTCACCGTTATAACCGGCGAAACCGGAGCTGGAAAATCGATTATGCTCGGAGCTCTGGCTTTGATACTTGGACAGCGTGCCGATACTTCAGTTATCAGGGACAAGGAGAGGAAGTGCGTTGTTGAGGCAGGCTTCGATATAGCAGATTATGGATTGGAAGAGCTCTTCAAAACAGAAGACGTAGATTTTGACACTAAAACCTATATAAGAAGGGAAATCCTTCCTGAGGGTAAGTCAAGGGCTTTTGTAAACGATACCCCCGTTACCCTGCAGTTTCTCAAGAATCTTTGCGAGCGACTAATAGATATTCACTCCCAGCACCAGAACCTACTGCTTGGGGACTTTAAGTTCCAGCTTGCAGTTGTTGACAATGTTGCAGCAAATGAAGCCGAACGAGCTGCATATCGTCAGGAGTATCACAACTACAGACACCTTCAAAAGGAGAGGGACAAGTTGATAGAACTTAACGAGAAACAAAGTTCTGACCGCGATTACTGGGATTTCCAGGTGCAACAGCTGAGTGAGGCCCGTCTGGTTGATGGTGAGCAGGAAGAGCTTGAGAAGGAACTGGAACAACTGATCCACATAGAAGAGATCAGAAGTGCACTGACCCTGGCTGATGGACTGCTCAGTTCGGGTGAATCTCCTGTAAATGACAGACTCTACATGGTTCAGACCGAGATTGAGAAGATAGAGTCATGGCTGACGGGGGGGAGGGAACTTGCAGAAAGGCTCAGATCAGTATTAATAGAATTAAGGGATATCACTTCCGGGCTTAGCAGGATTGCTGCTGACCTTGAATTTGACCCGCAAAGGTTAAGCTTTGTTCGTGATAGACTGGATCTGATCTATTCCCTTCAGCAAAAGCATAGGGTTGGCAGTGTTGGCGAACTTATTGCCATCCTCAATGAACTGCAGGACAAGCTGAATGCCCTCGATGCATTTGACGAGGAGATTGAAAAACTGGATTATAAAATTGCCGAAAGCAAGTCAAGGCTTGATAAAGCAGCTGACGTACTTGCGCAGAGCCGTCGTGGGGTGTTTGAAACACTTGAAAAGCATATAGTGTCAAATCTGGCGGAGCTTGGAATGCCGAATGCACGATTCTTGGTTGATTGCCGTGAAGCGGACGATTACCGCGAGGATGGCAGGGATGTGATACAGTTTTTGTTTTCGGCAAACAAAAACGGTGAACTATGTGAAATTCCCAAGGTGGCTTCGGGAGGTGAAATGTCAAGGCTGATGCTTTGCATAAAGGCCCTGTTGTCAACAGCCAAAGGACTGGCTACTATAATTTTCGATGAAATAGATACTGGTGTGTCGGGCGAGATAGCCGACCGTATGGGCCGTATAATGAAAGAAATGGGCCGTAACATACAGGTTATCAGTATAACACACCTACCTCAGATAGCCGCTAAAGGCATCTCCCACTTAAAGGTTAGCAAGCGCGATACCGACAAACTTACGGTCTCAGAAATTAAAAAACTTAACAGCGAAGAAAGAGTACTTGAAATTGCCGGAATGCTCAGTGGATCAGAGCTTTCAGAGGCGGCTCTTATCAATGCGAGAGACCTCATGAGCTAA
- a CDS encoding DUF4835 family protein, with product MKTRSIIYRTALLLLLAISGFCNKVGAQELRCMVQVVAPGVQGTNRGVFETLQTAIMEFMNGQRWTEHQYAPAERIDCSILINIREMIGSDEFKGTIQVQSRRPIYNTSFNSPVLNYLDQSLHFRYVEFEPLVFNPTNLESNLVAILAYYAYVIIGYDYDTFSPMGGTPYFREAEKIVSTAQSFREAGWKSFESPRNRYWLIENLLNEYHTPLRNCYYQYHRRGLDRMSEKPEEGRSNILSAIEQLPRVTRQRPNSFAMVLFATAKSDELVSIFSGGQMMEKSRAVEILTEIDPSNSDKYQKIKEEGNRF from the coding sequence ATGAAGACCAGGAGCATAATATACAGGACTGCATTACTGCTTTTACTTGCAATATCGGGCTTCTGCAACAAAGTCGGAGCTCAGGAGTTGAGATGTATGGTGCAGGTAGTGGCTCCGGGCGTTCAGGGTACCAACCGCGGAGTCTTCGAAACTCTCCAGACTGCTATAATGGAGTTTATGAATGGACAAAGGTGGACTGAACATCAATATGCTCCAGCTGAACGCATAGACTGCTCCATCCTGATTAATATAAGGGAAATGATTGGTTCCGACGAGTTCAAGGGCACCATACAGGTGCAATCACGCCGTCCCATATACAATACATCTTTCAATTCACCGGTACTCAACTACCTCGACCAGAGTCTTCACTTCCGTTATGTGGAGTTTGAACCCCTGGTATTTAACCCCACTAATCTGGAGTCCAATCTTGTAGCCATACTGGCCTACTATGCCTATGTAATTATTGGCTACGACTACGATACCTTCAGTCCTATGGGAGGCACACCTTACTTCAGGGAAGCTGAAAAGATTGTAAGTACTGCTCAGAGCTTCCGCGAAGCCGGTTGGAAGTCCTTCGAGAGTCCGCGCAACAGGTACTGGCTTATAGAAAACCTGCTCAATGAATATCATACACCGCTACGCAACTGCTATTATCAGTATCACAGACGTGGACTGGACAGAATGTCAGAAAAGCCAGAGGAGGGAAGATCAAACATACTTTCGGCTATAGAACAACTGCCCAGGGTTACACGCCAAAGGCCCAATTCTTTTGCGATGGTGCTCTTTGCTACTGCAAAGAGCGACGAACTGGTCAGCATCTTTTCTGGTGGGCAGATGATGGAAAAGAGCAGGGCAGTTGAGATTCTTACAGAGATCGATCCATCTAATTCAGACAAATATCAAAAGATTAAGGAGGAAGGCAACAGGTTCTGA
- the coaBC gene encoding bifunctional phosphopantothenoylcysteine decarboxylase/phosphopantothenate--cysteine ligase CoaBC, producing the protein MLKGKKIVLGVTGSIAAYKAALLLRLLVKEGAEVQVIITPAGKEFITPVTLSALSGKPVLSEFFGANDGTWHSHVDFGIWADAMLIAPATASTLAKMVNGLADNLLVATYLSARCKVFIAPAMDLDMFSHPSTVNNIEKLKTYGCEVIEPGVGELASGLLGKGRMEEPEAIVERLKSYFAAKESSGILSGKRFLVSAGPTYEAIDPVRFVGNYSSGKMGFAIAEELASRGALVDLVCGPVSLKTKNPNINRIDVHSALEMHRECLAHFQGADGAVMSAAVSDYRPAKAEEQKIKRSGDELVLKLVPNPDIAADLGRIKKPGQILAGFALETNDEEANARKKLDSKNLDFIVLNSLAEQGAGFMVDTNRITIIGRDQVIDDLPLKSKVELAADIVNYIERLLIHPQGVIV; encoded by the coding sequence ATGCTAAAAGGGAAGAAAATAGTACTTGGAGTGACCGGAAGCATTGCAGCCTACAAGGCTGCATTACTGCTCCGGCTTCTTGTTAAGGAGGGAGCAGAGGTACAGGTTATCATTACCCCTGCAGGCAAGGAGTTTATTACGCCGGTTACCCTTTCGGCCTTATCAGGTAAACCAGTACTATCCGAATTTTTCGGAGCCAACGACGGGACCTGGCACAGCCATGTGGATTTTGGAATCTGGGCTGACGCCATGCTGATTGCACCGGCCACGGCCTCGACACTCGCCAAGATGGTCAATGGTCTGGCCGATAATCTTTTGGTGGCTACCTATCTTTCTGCACGTTGTAAGGTATTTATAGCCCCTGCGATGGACCTTGACATGTTCAGCCACCCTTCGACGGTCAACAATATTGAAAAGCTTAAAACATACGGTTGTGAGGTTATCGAACCGGGGGTTGGTGAACTTGCAAGTGGATTGTTGGGTAAAGGTAGGATGGAGGAACCTGAGGCTATCGTCGAAAGGCTTAAGTCATACTTTGCCGCTAAGGAAAGTTCCGGCATACTGTCGGGCAAACGCTTCCTTGTGAGCGCAGGACCAACTTATGAAGCAATAGACCCTGTGAGGTTTGTTGGAAACTACTCCTCTGGTAAGATGGGTTTTGCAATAGCTGAGGAGCTGGCATCGCGTGGTGCTCTGGTTGACCTTGTCTGTGGCCCGGTAAGTCTGAAGACAAAGAATCCCAATATCAATCGTATAGATGTTCACTCAGCTCTTGAGATGCATAGGGAATGCCTTGCGCATTTTCAAGGGGCAGATGGTGCTGTTATGTCGGCTGCAGTAAGTGACTATCGTCCCGCAAAAGCTGAGGAACAAAAGATAAAAAGGTCGGGAGATGAGTTGGTGCTCAAGCTGGTACCAAACCCAGATATAGCTGCAGACCTGGGCCGTATCAAAAAGCCGGGACAGATACTTGCAGGTTTTGCACTTGAGACAAACGACGAAGAGGCCAATGCCCGCAAAAAGCTCGATAGTAAGAACCTTGATTTTATTGTGCTTAATTCTCTTGCAGAACAAGGTGCGGGCTTTATGGTCGATACCAACAGAATTACAATTATAGGAAGGGATCAGGTAATCGACGACCTACCTCTCAAGTCCAAGGTGGAACTAGCTGCAGATATAGTCAACTATATTGAGCGCCTGCTTATACACCCGCAGGGCGTCATTGTCTGA
- a CDS encoding DNA-directed RNA polymerase subunit omega, whose protein sequence is MDYKKSKAPGNTITYDTRKLSEQTGNIYETINIIARRANQIGVDMKEELNRKLQEFASYTDNLEEVFENREQIEISRFYERLPKPSAIGVEEFLEGKIYYRKPGKGEKAESAE, encoded by the coding sequence ATGGATTATAAAAAGTCAAAAGCTCCGGGAAACACCATTACCTACGACACCCGCAAGCTAAGCGAGCAAACAGGCAATATCTATGAGACAATCAATATTATTGCCAGACGTGCTAACCAGATCGGGGTTGATATGAAGGAAGAGCTTAACCGTAAGCTCCAGGAGTTTGCCTCCTATACCGACAACCTCGAAGAGGTGTTTGAAAACAGGGAGCAAATAGAAATATCACGCTTTTATGAGAGATTGCCCAAGCCTTCTGCTATAGGTGTTGAGGAATTTCTCGAAGGTAAGATTTATTACCGCAAACCCGGTAAGGGCGAAAAGGCAGAATCAGCCGAATAA